A genomic segment from Acipenser ruthenus chromosome 5, fAciRut3.2 maternal haplotype, whole genome shotgun sequence encodes:
- the LOC117402380 gene encoding akirin-2-like codes for MACGATLKRTMDFDPLMSQASPKRRRCAAMSTPSASTSSPQKYLRMEPSPFGEVSSRLTTEQILYNIKQEYKRMQKRRHLESSFQQTEACCSTDAQPPASILGGSTLPGTSSGPLSPAKKEQPLFTLRQVGMICERLLKEREDKIREEYDEILTTKLAEQYDAFVKFTHDQLMRRFGEQPASYVS; via the exons ATGGCTTGTGGTGCCACTTTAAAAAGGACTATGGATTTCGACCCGCTCATGAGCCAGGCGTCCCCGAAAAGGAGGAGATGCGCCGCAATGTCGACCCCGTCAGCTTCCACTTCATCCCCGCAGAAATATCTGCGTATGGAGCCGTCTCCGTTTGGAGAGGTGTCGTCCAGACTCACAACAG AACAAATCCTCTACAACATAAAACAGGAGTATAAGCGCATGCAGAAGAGGAGACACTTGGAGAGCAGCTTCCAGCAGACAGAAGCTTGCTGTTCCACTGATGCACAGCCTCCTGCCTCCATTCTCGGTGGATCCACTCTGCCAG GCACATCATCGGGGCCATTATCGCCAGCTAAAAAAGAACAGCCTTTGTTTACTCTAAGACAAGTTGGAATGATTTGTGAACGATTATTAAAAGAGCGTGAAGACAAAATTCGAGAGGAGTATGACGAGATTTTGACAACAAAACTGGCAG AACAATATGATGCATTTGTGAAATTTACACATGACCAGCTAATGCGGCGATTTGGTGAACAACCTGCTAGTT ACGTCTCCTGA